One Actinomadura viridis genomic region harbors:
- a CDS encoding lytic polysaccharide monooxygenase, which yields MRRRRRAVLAGGALTSAALLGTLVNAPAASAHGAMMIPGSRTYLCYKDGLTPTGEIKPDNPACAAAVAQSGTNSLYNWFAVLRSDGAGRTRGFIPDGKLCSAAAVVYDFSGFDLARDDWPVTHLTSGAELQFRFNKWAAHPGEFRTYITKDSWSPTRPLAWDDLEDEPFYRVTDPPSVGGPGNEGSYYYWNARLPSGKTGRHIIYTVWQRSDSTETFYNCSDVVFDGGNGEVTG from the coding sequence CTCGGAACCCTGGTGAACGCTCCCGCGGCGTCGGCGCACGGCGCCATGATGATCCCCGGCAGCCGCACCTATCTGTGCTACAAGGACGGCCTCACCCCCACCGGCGAGATCAAGCCCGACAATCCCGCCTGCGCGGCGGCGGTGGCGCAGAGCGGCACCAATTCCCTTTACAACTGGTTCGCCGTGCTGCGCTCGGACGGCGCCGGCCGCACCCGCGGCTTCATTCCCGACGGGAAACTGTGCAGCGCGGCGGCGGTGGTCTACGACTTCAGCGGATTCGACCTGGCCCGCGACGACTGGCCGGTGACCCATCTGACCTCCGGCGCGGAACTGCAGTTCCGCTTCAACAAGTGGGCCGCCCACCCCGGTGAGTTCCGGACCTACATCACCAAGGACTCCTGGAGCCCGACCCGGCCCCTGGCGTGGGACGACCTGGAGGACGAGCCGTTCTACCGGGTCACCGACCCGCCGAGCGTCGGAGGGCCGGGAAACGAGGGCAGTTACTACTACTGGAACGCCAGGCTCCCCTCGGGCAAGACCGGGCGGCACATCATCTACACGGTGTGGCAGCGTTCCGACAGCACCGAGACGTTCTACAACTGCTCCGACGTCGTCTTCGACGGCGGCAACGGGGAGGTGACCGGCTAG
- a CDS encoding glycoside hydrolase family 6 protein, translating into MTPAPAPRTPGAARAVPGAPARRKDAPRRRAWHRRALAAAATSVLLAAGTTALAAPQAGAAPALAARVDNPYAGAKAYVNPEWSAKAAAEPGGSAISNQPTGVWLDRIAAINGAAGKMGLRAHLDKALEQGAGVIQVVVYNLPGRDCSALASNGELGATEIDKYRTQFIDPIASIMGDAKYANLRIVTVVEIDSLPNLITNVSGRPTAVPACDTMKANGNYVNGIAYALNKLGAIPNVYNYIDVGHHGWLGWDDNFGPTADLLAQTARASGSMANVAGFISNTANYGALKEPYFTINDSVNGTSVRQSKWVDWNRYVDELSYAQAFRQRLVQAGFDSGVGMLIDTSRNGWGGANRPGGPGATTNVDTYVNGGRIDRRIHLGNWCNQSGAGLGERPKVAPESGIDAYVWMKPPGESDGSSKEIPNEEGKGFDRMCDPTYTGNPRNNHNMSGALPDAPLSGHWFSAQFQELLRNAYPALP; encoded by the coding sequence ATGACCCCCGCCCCAGCACCCAGAACCCCCGGTGCCGCCCGCGCCGTACCGGGCGCCCCGGCACGGCGGAAGGACGCGCCGCGCCGGAGGGCCTGGCACCGCCGCGCCCTGGCCGCCGCCGCGACGAGCGTCCTGCTCGCCGCAGGCACCACCGCCCTGGCCGCGCCGCAGGCCGGTGCCGCCCCCGCCCTCGCCGCCCGCGTCGACAACCCGTACGCGGGCGCCAAGGCGTACGTCAACCCGGAGTGGTCGGCCAAGGCGGCGGCGGAGCCCGGCGGCAGCGCGATCTCCAACCAGCCGACCGGCGTGTGGCTCGACCGGATCGCCGCGATCAACGGCGCGGCCGGGAAGATGGGCCTGCGCGCCCATCTGGACAAGGCGCTCGAACAGGGCGCCGGGGTGATCCAGGTCGTCGTCTACAACCTGCCCGGCCGGGACTGCTCCGCGCTCGCCTCCAACGGCGAGCTCGGCGCGACCGAGATCGACAAGTACAGGACCCAGTTCATCGACCCGATCGCGTCGATCATGGGCGACGCCAAGTACGCCAACCTGCGGATCGTGACGGTCGTCGAGATCGACTCGCTGCCGAACCTGATCACCAACGTCAGCGGGCGCCCGACCGCCGTGCCCGCGTGCGACACGATGAAGGCCAACGGCAACTACGTCAACGGCATCGCCTACGCGCTCAACAAGCTGGGCGCCATCCCGAACGTCTACAACTACATCGACGTCGGCCACCACGGCTGGCTCGGCTGGGACGACAACTTCGGCCCGACCGCCGACCTGCTCGCCCAGACGGCCAGGGCGTCGGGCTCCATGGCAAACGTGGCCGGCTTCATCAGCAACACCGCCAACTACGGCGCGCTGAAGGAGCCCTACTTCACCATCAACGACAGCGTCAACGGCACCTCCGTCCGCCAGTCCAAGTGGGTCGACTGGAACCGGTACGTCGACGAGCTGTCCTACGCCCAGGCGTTCCGGCAGCGGCTCGTCCAGGCCGGGTTCGACTCCGGCGTCGGGATGCTGATCGACACCAGCCGCAACGGCTGGGGCGGGGCGAACCGTCCCGGCGGCCCCGGGGCGACGACCAACGTCGACACGTACGTGAACGGGGGCAGGATCGACCGCCGCATCCACCTGGGCAACTGGTGCAACCAGTCCGGGGCGGGCCTGGGCGAGCGGCCCAAGGTGGCCCCCGAGTCCGGCATCGACGCCTACGTCTGGATGAAGCCGCCCGGCGAGTCCGACGGTTCGAGCAAGGAGATCCCGAACGAGGAGGGCAAGGGGTTCGACCGCATGTGCGACCCCACGTACACCGGCAACCCGCGGAACAACCACAACATGAGCGGTGCGCTGCCTGACGCCCCGCTGTCCGGCCACTGGTTCTCGGCGCAGTTCCAGGAACTGCTCCGGAACGCCTACCCCGCCCTTCCGTAA